The Pedobacter mucosus genome window below encodes:
- a CDS encoding lmo0937 family membrane protein, translated as MGNLLYLVAVVLVILWIIGFVFHGFGDVGGIIHVLLVIAVIAILLKVIGRAT; from the coding sequence ATGGGAAATTTATTGTACTTGGTCGCAGTAGTATTGGTTATACTTTGGATCATAGGATTCGTATTTCACGGCTTCGGTGATGTTGGCGGAATAATCCACGTTTTATTGGTCATTGCAGTAATTGCAATCCTACTTAAAGTTATTGGCCGTGCAACATAA
- a CDS encoding 2-C-methyl-D-erythritol 4-phosphate cytidylyltransferase produces MKYYAIIVAGGSGSRMQAETPKQFLLLNNLPILMHTIKAFAECDTKPTILLALSTDQQQNWSQLCQTYNFTIPHIIINGGTQRFYSVKNAIDKVDGKGIVAIHDAVRPLISKKLIDFSFKKAEEIGCVVTAVQSSDSVRLLSEGKTSALKRDEVYLVQTPQVFDLSILKEAYKQEYNEHFTDDASVVESLGREINIIAGERNNIKITFPFDLLLAELLMSS; encoded by the coding sequence ATGAAATACTATGCTATTATTGTAGCAGGCGGTTCGGGAAGCAGAATGCAAGCCGAAACACCAAAGCAATTCTTGTTGCTTAATAATCTCCCTATCTTAATGCACACGATAAAGGCTTTCGCCGAGTGTGATACGAAACCAACAATCTTACTGGCTTTAAGTACTGATCAACAACAAAACTGGTCTCAATTATGCCAAACATATAATTTTACTATTCCGCACATTATCATTAATGGTGGAACACAACGATTTTACTCTGTTAAAAATGCAATTGATAAGGTTGACGGTAAAGGGATAGTTGCAATACATGATGCTGTTAGGCCACTTATTTCTAAAAAACTGATAGATTTTTCTTTTAAAAAAGCTGAAGAGATTGGCTGTGTTGTAACCGCAGTTCAATCAAGTGATAGTGTTAGGTTATTAAGCGAAGGCAAAACATCAGCTTTAAAGCGAGATGAAGTCTATTTGGTACAAACCCCTCAAGTTTTTGATTTAAGCATCTTAAAAGAGGCTTACAAGCAAGAATACAATGAACACTTTACAGATGATGCAAGTGTGGTAGAATCTCTAGGTCGCGAAATAAATATAATTGCTGGTGAAAGGAATAATATTAAAATTACTTTCCCTTTTGATTTATTGCTTGCAGAGTTATTGATGAGCAGTTAA
- the queA gene encoding tRNA preQ1(34) S-adenosylmethionine ribosyltransferase-isomerase QueA → MKLSQFKFNLPESLIANNPAENRDEARLMVLHKDSGKIEHKIFKDVLGYFDDQDVMILNNTKVFPARLYGNKEKTGATIEVFLLRELNKELRLWDVLVDPARKIRVGNKLYFGEDDLLVAEVVDNTTSRGRTIRFLFEGTNEEFRKNVEILGETPLPKYIKRKATAEDKERYQTIFAKHEGAVAAPTAGMHFSRELMKRLELKGVNFAEVTLHVGLGTFRTVEVEDLTKHKMDSEQFIIEQKDANLVNKALEDKKRICAVGTTSMRAIESAVSAGRTLKPANDWTSKFIFPPYDFNIANSMITNFHTPESTLLMMVSAFGGYDYVMNAYEVAVKEKYNFYSYGDAMLII, encoded by the coding sequence ATGAAATTATCACAATTCAAATTTAACTTACCAGAATCATTAATTGCCAATAATCCAGCTGAAAACCGCGACGAAGCTCGTTTGATGGTTTTACATAAAGATAGCGGCAAAATTGAGCATAAAATATTTAAAGACGTTTTAGGTTATTTCGATGATCAAGATGTTATGATATTAAATAACACTAAAGTTTTTCCTGCCCGTTTATATGGAAATAAAGAAAAAACTGGTGCTACAATCGAAGTTTTCTTGTTACGTGAATTGAATAAAGAGTTGCGTTTATGGGATGTTTTGGTAGATCCTGCCCGCAAAATTCGCGTTGGTAACAAATTATATTTTGGCGAAGATGATTTATTAGTTGCTGAAGTAGTAGATAATACGACTTCCCGCGGACGTACAATTCGCTTTTTATTCGAAGGTACGAATGAAGAATTTAGAAAAAACGTTGAAATTCTTGGTGAAACACCGCTTCCAAAATACATTAAACGTAAAGCAACTGCTGAAGATAAAGAACGCTATCAAACTATTTTCGCTAAACACGAAGGTGCTGTTGCAGCCCCAACTGCAGGTATGCATTTTAGTCGCGAGTTAATGAAACGTTTAGAACTTAAAGGAGTTAATTTCGCAGAAGTTACCTTACACGTTGGTTTAGGAACATTTAGAACTGTAGAAGTTGAAGATTTGACTAAGCATAAAATGGATTCTGAGCAATTTATTATCGAGCAAAAAGATGCAAATCTTGTAAATAAAGCGCTTGAAGATAAAAAGAGAATTTGTGCCGTAGGTACAACATCTATGCGTGCTATAGAATCTGCAGTTTCTGCTGGAAGAACCTTGAAACCAGCTAATGATTGGACAAGTAAATTTATTTTTCCTCCATATGATTTCAATATTGCAAATTCAATGATCACAAATTTTCACACTCCAGAATCTACCCTTTTAATGATGGTTAGTGCTTTTGGTGGTTATGATTATGTAATGAATGCATATGAAGTTGCGGTTAAAGAAAAATATAATTTCTATAGCTATGGTGATGCCATGCTAATAATATAG
- a CDS encoding ABC transporter permease, with the protein MIIFRLIGESFRFAFDALRQNKMRTVLSLLAITIGIFTIIAVFSAVDSFRNKLQSSVDKLGSNTIYVQKWPWSFGDNYPWWKYMNRPQPSLRDFAALRERMENAEGITFEISTSDRTIKYRSSSVEGITVSAASQDFDKTWNFELQAGRYFTENESNNGTPLCLMGADIAEGLFGNDDPIGKQVQVLGRRVTVIGIFKKEGEDMLGTSLDKNVNVPINFAKGILDIQSERYDPQITVRGSTKVTLEEVESELKGLMRSIRRIRPNQEDDFALNKTTIISNQLDSMFKMVNWAGWIIGGFSILVGGFSIANIMFVSVKERTNIIGIQKSLGAKNYFILLQFIFESISLCILGGLLGLLLVFIFAKIITAVSGFEVLLGLNNIILGIGISIVIGTISGFWPAYSASRLDPVEAIRS; encoded by the coding sequence ATGATAATCTTTAGGCTTATAGGAGAAAGTTTTCGTTTTGCATTTGATGCTTTACGTCAGAATAAAATGCGTACTGTGTTATCGCTTTTAGCCATAACAATAGGCATTTTTACAATTATTGCAGTATTTTCGGCAGTAGACAGTTTTCGAAATAAACTACAATCCAGTGTAGATAAGTTGGGCTCTAACACAATTTATGTGCAAAAATGGCCCTGGAGTTTTGGCGATAATTACCCATGGTGGAAATATATGAATCGTCCACAGCCTTCACTTAGGGATTTTGCCGCTTTAAGAGAACGCATGGAAAATGCAGAAGGCATCACATTTGAAATTTCTACAAGTGATAGAACTATAAAATATAGAAGTAGCTCCGTTGAAGGCATTACCGTTTCAGCTGCTTCGCAAGATTTTGATAAAACCTGGAATTTCGAACTTCAAGCCGGAAGATATTTTACAGAAAATGAAAGCAATAATGGAACACCACTATGTTTAATGGGCGCAGATATTGCCGAAGGTTTATTCGGAAATGACGATCCGATAGGAAAGCAAGTACAGGTTTTAGGCAGAAGAGTTACTGTAATTGGGATTTTCAAAAAAGAAGGTGAGGATATGTTGGGCACATCTTTGGATAAAAATGTTAACGTTCCGATAAATTTTGCCAAAGGCATTTTAGATATTCAAAGTGAAAGATATGATCCGCAGATAACTGTTAGGGGATCTACTAAAGTTACATTAGAAGAGGTTGAGAGCGAATTAAAAGGTTTAATGAGATCTATTCGCCGCATCCGACCAAACCAAGAGGATGATTTCGCGTTAAATAAAACAACAATTATTTCTAATCAGCTCGATTCAATGTTTAAAATGGTTAACTGGGCTGGATGGATTATTGGTGGATTTTCTATCCTTGTAGGAGGGTTCAGCATCGCGAATATTATGTTTGTTTCTGTTAAAGAACGAACTAACATCATTGGAATACAAAAATCGTTGGGAGCAAAAAACTATTTTATTCTACTTCAGTTCATCTTCGAATCAATATCATTATGTATTCTAGGAGGATTATTGGGTCTTCTGCTGGTATTCATTTTTGCAAAGATTATTACTGCAGTTTCGGGCTTTGAAGTTTTGCTAGGATTGAATAATATTATTCTTGGAATAGGAATTTCAATTGTAATCGGAACCATTTCTGGTTTTTGGCCTGCATATTCTGCCTCAAGGTTAGATCCGGTTGAAGCGATAAGAAGCTAG
- a CDS encoding pyridoxal phosphate-dependent aminotransferase encodes MSTLSKRINSLSESATLKMTKLGRELASKGVNIISLSVGEPDFNTPDHVKNAAKDALDENYTRYSPVPGYPELRQAIVNKLKTENNLDYDISQIVVSTGAKQSLSNVILTLIDPGDEVIIPTPYWVSYSEMVTLAEGESVFINAGIESNFKITPEQLEAAITPKTKLFMFSSPCNPTGTVYNKAELEALAQVFEKYPNIFILSDEIYEHINFVDQHESIAQFANIKDRVIIVNGFSKAFAMTGWRLGYIAANKEIAAANDKLQGQTTSGTCSIAQRAGIVAYEQGLESVLIMKEAFLRRRELVYNLLNDIPGVKTNLPDGAFYFFPEISSFFGKKDADGTVIKDSADLALYLLNVGHVATVGGDSFGNNNYIRLSYAASDESLVEALRRIKEALGKLS; translated from the coding sequence ATGAGCACCTTATCAAAAAGAATTAACAGCTTATCAGAATCTGCAACACTTAAAATGACCAAATTAGGTCGTGAATTAGCATCTAAGGGTGTTAACATTATAAGTTTAAGTGTTGGTGAACCCGATTTTAATACGCCAGATCACGTCAAAAATGCTGCTAAAGATGCATTAGACGAAAACTACACCCGATACTCTCCTGTTCCAGGATATCCAGAATTACGCCAGGCGATTGTTAATAAGCTTAAGACTGAAAATAATTTAGATTATGATATTTCTCAAATTGTTGTTTCGACAGGCGCAAAACAATCTTTGTCTAATGTAATTTTAACATTAATTGATCCGGGAGATGAAGTAATAATTCCAACTCCATATTGGGTATCATATTCAGAAATGGTAACGTTGGCAGAAGGAGAATCTGTATTTATAAATGCAGGAATTGAAAGTAATTTTAAAATTACTCCAGAACAACTTGAAGCAGCAATTACTCCGAAAACTAAATTATTTATGTTTTCATCTCCATGTAATCCAACTGGAACTGTATACAACAAAGCCGAATTGGAAGCGTTAGCACAAGTGTTTGAAAAATATCCAAACATTTTTATCCTTTCTGATGAAATTTATGAGCACATTAATTTTGTTGATCAACATGAATCAATTGCTCAATTCGCAAATATTAAAGATCGTGTAATAATTGTAAATGGCTTTTCTAAAGCATTTGCTATGACGGGTTGGAGATTAGGTTATATTGCAGCAAATAAAGAAATTGCAGCAGCTAATGATAAATTACAAGGACAAACAACATCTGGAACTTGTTCTATTGCCCAAAGAGCTGGCATAGTTGCTTATGAGCAAGGTTTAGAAAGTGTTTTAATTATGAAGGAGGCTTTTCTACGTCGTAGAGAACTCGTTTATAATTTATTAAATGATATTCCAGGTGTAAAGACAAATTTACCAGATGGTGCATTCTATTTCTTTCCAGAAATTAGTTCTTTCTTTGGTAAAAAAGATGCAGATGGAACTGTAATTAAAGATTCTGCAGATTTAGCACTGTATTTACTAAATGTTGGACATGTTGCAACCGTTGGTGGAGATTCTTTCGGAAATAACAACTATATCCGTTTGTCTTACGCAGCGTCAGATGAGAGTTTGGTAGAAGCTTTGAGACGAATTAAAGAAGCTTTGGGAAAATTAAGCTAA
- a CDS encoding cation diffusion facilitator family transporter, which translates to MTVKKRAIIISLTVSVILMLAKFVAYFITESNAVLTDAAESIVNVIAGSFAFYSIYLSTQPRDENHPYGHGKVEFFSAFVEGILILLAGVIIIFKSSYNLVYPHQVGNLLAGTLIIGITGLVNMIVGLYLINVGKDEHSITLQADGKHLLTDTYTSAAIVLGLILLQVTGIVWFDSLLSVLVGFYIIYSGYTLTRGSVGGLMDESDFTLVEEVVEVLQNNRHNPWIDIHNLRTQQYGPEFHIDCHVTLPYYFDLNKVHQEISQIDELINKNGFRKAELFIHADPCLPKCCHYCHMAMCPVRAETFKGEIKWTPEIVIKNQKHFENELL; encoded by the coding sequence TTGACAGTTAAGAAAAGAGCCATTATTATTTCATTAACAGTTAGTGTTATATTAATGCTGGCTAAGTTTGTGGCGTATTTTATCACCGAATCTAATGCCGTTTTAACTGATGCCGCTGAAAGTATTGTTAATGTAATTGCAGGTAGTTTTGCTTTTTATAGCATTTATTTAAGCACACAGCCCCGAGATGAAAATCATCCTTATGGGCATGGTAAAGTTGAATTTTTTTCTGCTTTTGTAGAGGGAATACTTATTCTGCTTGCTGGAGTTATTATCATTTTTAAATCTTCCTATAACTTAGTATATCCTCATCAAGTGGGTAATTTGTTAGCCGGAACATTGATTATCGGTATCACTGGGCTTGTAAATATGATTGTTGGATTATATCTCATTAATGTTGGTAAAGATGAACACTCTATAACTTTACAGGCTGATGGAAAGCATTTGTTAACAGATACTTATACCAGTGCGGCGATTGTTTTAGGACTGATTTTGCTACAAGTAACGGGTATCGTTTGGTTTGATAGTTTGCTTTCCGTTTTAGTTGGATTTTATATTATTTATTCTGGATATACGCTTACTAGAGGTTCAGTTGGTGGTTTGATGGATGAAAGTGACTTCACTTTGGTAGAAGAAGTGGTGGAAGTTTTACAAAACAATAGACATAATCCTTGGATAGATATTCACAATTTACGAACACAGCAATATGGACCAGAATTTCATATAGATTGCCACGTAACACTGCCTTATTATTTCGATTTAAACAAAGTTCACCAAGAGATTTCTCAAATAGACGAACTCATAAATAAGAATGGATTTAGGAAGGCAGAACTTTTTATTCATGCGGATCCATGTTTGCCAAAGTGCTGCCACTATTGCCATATGGCCATGTGTCCTGTTAGGGCAGAAACCTTCAAAGGCGAAATTAAGTGGACCCCAGAAATTGTAATTAAAAACCAAAAACACTTTGAAAATGAGCTACTTTAA
- a CDS encoding NUDIX domain-containing protein, with the protein MSYFNVRVYGLLINEKQEVLISDEQEYGFQFSKFPGGGLEFGEGLIDGLKREFLEECNAEIEIIAHFYTTDFYEKSAFNDSQIISVYYLVRELAPLKLIFKTKIYDFDGDGEILQSFRWVNINDISIDDITFKTDKTVVQLLKNHVI; encoded by the coding sequence ATGAGCTACTTTAATGTTCGTGTTTACGGATTGCTTATTAATGAAAAACAAGAGGTTTTAATAAGTGATGAACAAGAATACGGCTTTCAATTTAGCAAATTTCCTGGTGGCGGATTGGAGTTTGGCGAAGGATTAATCGACGGATTAAAACGAGAATTTTTAGAAGAGTGCAACGCTGAGATTGAAATTATTGCACATTTTTATACCACCGACTTTTATGAAAAATCTGCTTTTAATGATAGTCAGATTATAAGTGTCTATTATCTGGTAAGAGAGCTGGCGCCATTAAAACTTATTTTTAAAACTAAAATTTACGATTTTGATGGGGATGGAGAGATCCTTCAATCTTTTCGTTGGGTTAACATTAATGATATATCTATTGACGATATTACTTTTAAAACGGACAAAACTGTTGTTCAATTATTAAAGAATCATGTTATTTAA
- the bioA gene encoding adenosylmethionine--8-amino-7-oxononanoate transaminase: MPDPSNNQNLDAKANLADRDHKVIWHPYTQMKNALPHIPIIRGEGAYIFDENGKKYIDAVSSWWVNIHGHSHPYIAEKVAEQLTTLEHVIFAGFTHEPAVLLAERLLPLLPGKQDKVFYTDNGSTAVEVALKMCLQYWDNLGKPKTKILAFKNAYHGDTFGAMSVSGRSIFTDAFNSLLFDVEFIDLPNQENIDQLINFISNSTETACFIFEPLILGSGGMLMYEAEYLDQLLLACKEANILTIADEVMTGFGRTGTYFACEKLINKPDIFCLSKGLTGGTMPLGVTTCTNEIYNAFLSDDKLKTLYHGHSFTANPIACVASLASLDILLRSETLQNIKRVEAKHAAFLAEIQSHSKVKTVRQTGTIIAIEWETGNETSYLSNLRNILYAYFLDKGIILRPLGNIIYILPPYIISNEDLDYIYDAIKSALEEI; this comes from the coding sequence ATGCCAGATCCTTCCAATAATCAAAATTTAGATGCTAAAGCCAACTTAGCTGATCGCGATCATAAAGTAATTTGGCACCCATATACACAAATGAAAAATGCGCTTCCTCATATTCCGATTATCAGAGGCGAGGGAGCTTACATTTTTGATGAAAATGGTAAAAAATATATTGATGCTGTTTCCTCTTGGTGGGTAAATATACACGGACACTCACATCCTTATATTGCTGAGAAAGTTGCCGAACAATTAACAACTTTAGAACACGTTATTTTTGCTGGGTTTACACACGAACCTGCTGTACTATTAGCTGAACGGCTTTTACCGCTTCTTCCAGGGAAACAAGATAAAGTTTTCTATACAGATAATGGTTCAACAGCTGTGGAGGTTGCGCTTAAAATGTGTTTACAGTATTGGGATAACTTAGGAAAACCAAAAACCAAAATTTTAGCGTTTAAAAATGCGTATCACGGCGATACTTTTGGGGCTATGTCTGTAAGTGGTAGAAGTATTTTTACCGATGCTTTTAATAGTTTATTATTTGATGTTGAATTTATTGATTTACCAAATCAAGAAAATATAGATCAGCTTATTAACTTCATTTCAAATTCAACTGAAACAGCTTGCTTTATCTTTGAACCACTAATCTTAGGCTCAGGCGGTATGTTAATGTACGAAGCTGAATATTTAGATCAGCTTCTATTAGCTTGTAAGGAAGCAAATATTTTAACAATTGCTGATGAAGTAATGACCGGATTCGGTCGTACTGGAACCTATTTTGCCTGTGAAAAACTAATAAATAAACCGGATATTTTTTGTTTAAGCAAAGGGTTAACTGGCGGCACAATGCCTTTAGGCGTTACTACCTGTACCAATGAAATATATAATGCTTTTTTAAGTGATGATAAATTAAAAACGCTCTATCACGGACATTCTTTCACTGCAAACCCGATTGCATGTGTAGCATCATTAGCAAGTTTAGATATTTTATTAAGAAGTGAAACGTTACAAAATATAAAAAGGGTAGAAGCTAAACATGCGGCATTTTTAGCTGAAATACAATCACATTCAAAAGTTAAAACAGTTCGTCAAACTGGTACTATTATCGCAATAGAGTGGGAAACTGGTAATGAAACTTCTTACCTAAGCAATCTACGTAATATACTTTATGCTTATTTTCTTGATAAAGGAATTATATTAAGGCCTTTAGGGAATATTATTTATATTCTTCCTCCATACATCATTAGTAATGAGGATCTTGACTATATATACGATGCTATAAAATCAGCATTAGAAGAAATATAA
- a CDS encoding VOC family protein translates to MTKSIWINLPVKDIAKSKNFFLALGFKLNLEYGSREDSACILIGESNFVIMLFEESLYESFVDKKLAENKSGTEVLFSFDAESVEEVNEMAEKVVAAGGTLYGKPGYKDGWMYGFGFIDLDGQRWNMLYMDMTKVPLG, encoded by the coding sequence ATGACTAAATCGATTTGGATTAATCTTCCTGTAAAAGATATCGCAAAATCAAAGAATTTTTTTTTAGCCTTAGGTTTCAAATTAAACCTGGAATATGGAAGCAGAGAAGATTCAGCTTGTATTCTTATTGGTGAAAGCAACTTTGTAATTATGCTTTTTGAAGAATCATTATATGAAAGTTTTGTAGATAAAAAGCTTGCCGAAAACAAATCTGGTACAGAAGTGTTATTTTCATTTGATGCAGAAAGTGTAGAGGAAGTGAATGAAATGGCAGAAAAAGTAGTTGCTGCCGGCGGAACATTGTATGGAAAACCTGGTTATAAAGATGGTTGGATGTATGGTTTTGGATTTATTGATTTAGACGGTCAACGATGGAATATGCTTTATATGGATATGACAAAAGTACCACTTGGATAA
- a CDS encoding MmcQ/YjbR family DNA-binding protein — translation MDSLTFTKYALAFDEVTENPHLDKNSFKVEDKIFATIDTQNLKIVLKLNEVDQSVFSDFDPSAIYPATGAWGKQGWTIFEIKFVEDDMIKDALTLSYCNLAPKKLADKYQKKST, via the coding sequence ATGGATTCATTAACTTTTACAAAATACGCTCTAGCCTTTGATGAGGTTACGGAAAACCCTCATTTAGACAAAAATTCATTCAAAGTAGAGGATAAAATATTTGCTACGATTGATACGCAGAATCTAAAAATAGTTCTTAAACTAAACGAAGTTGATCAATCTGTATTTTCAGATTTTGATCCGTCTGCAATTTATCCTGCAACAGGTGCTTGGGGTAAACAAGGCTGGACTATTTTTGAAATTAAATTTGTGGAAGATGATATGATCAAAGATGCCTTAACCTTATCTTATTGCAACTTAGCTCCAAAAAAACTGGCTGATAAATATCAAAAGAAGTCAACATAA
- a CDS encoding exonuclease domain-containing protein, which translates to MLYAIVDIETTGGHASANGITEVAINIHDGNQIVESYSTLINPGINVPTYITALTGIDNQMLEDAPSFQNVALKIYELLADKVFVAHNVNFDYSFLKHHLSLSGYNLQCKKLCTVRLSRKLIPGKPSYSLGKLCSSLQIPIQNRHRAAGDADATSILFNLLVESDVEGVIAEMLKKASKEQVLPPNLDKASFLRLPNQPGVYYFKDNKGKIIYVGKAKDLKKRVQSHFTGNKPNRQRQDFLRSIYHIDYVICGTELMALILEANEIKRLWPENNRAMKRFEHKYDLYVFEDQNGYLRLAIDKHKKNNKAFQSFNSLLEGYNFLSLLIDKYQLCARLCYLQKTATKCSAHENGQCFGACSGIETVAIYNKRLNTALDEIQKLQPSFALVDEGRKEEEFSCLVVENGKFYGMGYFTDKNYLSDGFSQAKENLLAYNSNSYILNLILNHAEQFPQKIFKL; encoded by the coding sequence ATGTTATACGCAATTGTTGATATAGAAACTACTGGTGGCCATGCTTCAGCAAATGGTATAACCGAAGTTGCCATAAATATTCACGATGGTAATCAAATTGTAGAATCATATAGCACACTTATTAATCCTGGTATAAATGTTCCCACTTATATTACGGCTTTAACGGGGATTGATAATCAGATGCTTGAGGATGCACCTTCCTTTCAAAATGTTGCTTTAAAAATTTATGAGTTATTAGCTGATAAGGTTTTCGTTGCCCACAATGTAAATTTTGATTATTCTTTTTTGAAACACCATTTATCTCTATCGGGTTATAATTTACAATGTAAAAAATTATGTACGGTTCGGTTAAGCAGAAAATTAATCCCTGGTAAACCATCCTACAGTTTAGGTAAATTGTGTAGTTCGCTTCAAATTCCTATCCAAAATAGACATAGGGCCGCCGGCGATGCTGATGCAACTAGCATATTATTTAATCTTTTAGTAGAGAGTGATGTTGAAGGTGTTATAGCGGAAATGCTTAAAAAAGCTTCAAAAGAGCAAGTTTTACCACCAAACCTAGATAAAGCATCCTTTTTAAGACTTCCAAATCAACCAGGTGTTTATTATTTTAAAGATAATAAAGGCAAAATAATTTACGTTGGAAAGGCAAAAGATTTAAAAAAGCGTGTACAAAGTCACTTTACCGGAAATAAACCAAACCGGCAGCGACAGGATTTTTTGAGGTCAATTTATCATATTGATTATGTAATCTGCGGCACGGAATTAATGGCTTTGATTTTAGAGGCAAATGAAATTAAGCGCCTCTGGCCAGAAAATAATCGAGCAATGAAACGCTTTGAACATAAGTACGATTTATATGTTTTCGAGGATCAAAACGGCTATTTACGGTTAGCGATAGATAAACATAAAAAAAATAATAAGGCTTTTCAAAGTTTCAACAGCTTGTTGGAAGGATACAATTTTTTAAGTTTATTAATAGATAAATATCAACTTTGTGCCCGATTATGCTACCTGCAAAAAACGGCTACAAAATGTTCTGCTCATGAAAACGGGCAGTGTTTTGGCGCTTGCAGTGGGATTGAAACCGTAGCGATTTATAATAAAAGATTAAATACTGCACTCGATGAAATCCAAAAATTACAACCAAGTTTTGCTTTGGTGGATGAAGGTAGAAAAGAAGAAGAATTTAGTTGCCTTGTGGTAGAAAATGGAAAGTTTTACGGAATGGGCTATTTTACCGATAAAAATTATTTGTCAGATGGTTTTTCTCAAGCTAAAGAAAATTTATTAGCTTATAATTCAAATAGTTACATTTTAAATTTGATTTTAAATCATGCTGAGCAATTTCCTCAGAAAATATTCAAATTATAA
- a CDS encoding response regulator → MKRILVVDDDPDILEVIQIVLESENYLVFPLLSPRYIFKTIKNFNPDLIILDIMLNGMDGRTVFKELKLNPETLHIPVILASARYNERYIASQAYHPDDYLEKPFNETDLLKKVDTLISN, encoded by the coding sequence TTGAAAAGAATTTTAGTTGTTGATGATGATCCTGATATATTGGAGGTTATTCAGATTGTTTTAGAATCAGAAAATTATTTAGTTTTTCCTTTATTATCGCCTAGATATATCTTTAAAACAATAAAAAATTTTAATCCTGATTTAATTATTTTGGATATTATGTTAAATGGTATGGACGGAAGAACTGTTTTTAAGGAGCTTAAATTAAATCCAGAAACACTTCATATTCCAGTTATTTTGGCATCTGCCAGATATAATGAACGTTACATTGCATCTCAAGCTTATCATCCAGATGATTATTTAGAGAAGCCATTTAATGAAACTGATTTGCTTAAAAAAGTAGACACCTTAATTTCAAATTAA
- a CDS encoding LytR/AlgR family response regulator transcription factor — translation MSISCIAIDDDPLSLENLAEYMDKIPNMVLIKTFTEPLKALAEISISSPVDIIFMDVEMPSLSGIELASLLRQKTKHLIFTTAHARYAIDAFSVEADAYLLKPYSILNFEKTINSLYPAKDNILKTASNDDEFLIPLSKEKLIKIDLKNLVAIENRVHETILVTTTGNYTTSKDNIDGMLNTLNNHLGFISISEEIIISKQHIKSVLGNKILLSMETSYILADSHKTLFTNFIDNNSH, via the coding sequence ATGTCAATAAGTTGCATTGCTATAGATGATGATCCTTTATCATTAGAAAATTTAGCAGAGTATATGGATAAGATTCCAAATATGGTACTTATCAAAACGTTTACAGAACCGCTAAAAGCCTTGGCTGAGATATCGATATCAAGCCCTGTAGACATTATTTTTATGGATGTTGAAATGCCATCTCTTTCAGGTATTGAGCTCGCTAGCTTATTGCGACAAAAAACTAAGCATCTAATTTTTACAACAGCCCATGCAAGGTATGCAATCGATGCTTTTAGTGTAGAAGCAGATGCCTATCTTTTAAAGCCTTATTCGATTTTGAATTTTGAGAAAACCATAAATAGTCTTTATCCAGCTAAAGATAATATACTTAAAACGGCATCCAATGATGATGAGTTTCTAATTCCATTATCAAAGGAAAAATTGATTAAAATCGATTTAAAAAATTTAGTTGCTATCGAAAATCGCGTCCATGAAACTATCCTCGTAACCACAACAGGCAATTATACTACCTCGAAGGATAATATTGATGGAATGCTTAATACACTAAATAATCACTTAGGATTTATATCAATCAGCGAAGAAATTATAATAAGCAAACAACATATTAAAAGTGTTTTAGGAAATAAAATTTTACTATCAATGGAGACTTCCTATATTTTAGCTGATAGTCATAAAACACTTTTCACCAATTTTATAGATAATAATAGTCATTAG